A single window of Asticcacaulis sp. AND118 DNA harbors:
- a CDS encoding SGNH/GDSL hydrolase family protein, with translation MDGKWLRTCWIATAALFAAYLPLPALADSHWIEAFQSSPAAYGVNAPESWQTETAERRTPIKGTLRFQLAVSAGGSALRLRLSNEMGTQALDIAAASVALATGTEGAATGPALPVTFSGARGATIPAGTPLISDALPLLVKPGAQLLISLHLPDGLTLDSYGATGLWIAPGDQTHAAALQNSTVVIGRPLVSGVAVLSDHKGPVIVTLGDSITAGGRKTAAETHGWPEILSRRLIAANSHASVVNAGIAGNRLLSDGYGQAALARLDRDVLRIDGLTHVFVLEGINDIGFPGRKQFGTVQPDIRTDELIGAYRQIVARVHARGGKVIAGTLLPFKGAFYYTPAKEEARQAVNRWIRTSGVFDAVVDFDTVMRDPADPLSLNPAYDSGDHLHPNPAGETAMGEAISLELFK, from the coding sequence ATGGACGGGAAATGGCTCCGCACATGCTGGATCGCTACCGCCGCGCTCTTTGCCGCCTACTTGCCGCTTCCGGCTCTGGCAGACAGTCACTGGATAGAGGCGTTCCAATCCAGCCCCGCCGCCTACGGCGTCAACGCACCTGAAAGCTGGCAAACCGAAACCGCAGAACGGCGCACCCCGATCAAGGGCACGCTGCGTTTCCAACTGGCCGTCAGCGCGGGCGGTTCCGCCCTCCGCCTGCGCCTCAGCAATGAGATGGGCACTCAAGCCCTCGACATCGCCGCCGCCAGCGTCGCGCTTGCCACCGGCACGGAAGGCGCAGCTACGGGGCCGGCCCTCCCCGTCACCTTCAGTGGCGCGCGAGGCGCGACAATCCCGGCGGGCACGCCGCTGATCAGCGACGCCCTGCCCTTGCTCGTCAAACCGGGGGCGCAATTGCTGATCAGCCTGCATCTGCCCGACGGCCTGACGCTCGACAGCTACGGCGCGACCGGCCTGTGGATCGCGCCGGGCGACCAGACGCACGCTGCCGCCTTGCAAAACTCAACCGTCGTCATTGGCCGCCCACTGGTCAGTGGTGTGGCGGTTCTGTCCGACCACAAGGGGCCGGTCATCGTTACGCTGGGCGATTCTATCACCGCCGGGGGACGAAAGACCGCCGCCGAAACGCACGGCTGGCCCGAAATCCTGTCGCGGCGGCTGATTGCAGCAAACAGCCACGCATCGGTCGTCAATGCCGGTATCGCCGGGAACCGCCTCCTCAGCGACGGTTACGGGCAGGCGGCTCTGGCGCGCCTGGATCGCGACGTGCTGCGCATCGACGGGCTTACGCATGTATTCGTGCTCGAAGGGATCAACGATATAGGCTTTCCGGGCCGCAAACAGTTCGGTACGGTCCAGCCGGACATCCGCACCGATGAGTTGATCGGCGCCTATCGTCAGATCGTTGCCCGCGTCCACGCGCGCGGCGGCAAGGTCATTGCCGGCACGCTCCTGCCGTTCAAAGGGGCCTTCTATTACACACCGGCCAAGGAAGAGGCGCGGCAGGCCGTCAATCGCTGGATACGCACCTCCGGCGTCTTCGATGCCGTCGTCGATTTCGACACCGTCATGCGCGATCCTGCCGATCCGTTGAGCCTTAACCCCGCCTACGATTCCGGCGATCACCTGCACCCCAATCCTGCCGGCGAGACCGCCATGGGCGAAGCCATTTCGCTGGAGCTGTTTAAATAA
- a CDS encoding TonB-dependent receptor, with protein MLALALSSGAWAQSRAFNVPSAGAVKTIPQFASQAGIQIVAPAGHLKGIRTQPVKGTMDVHDGLEQLLQGTGLEIASENGSVISLRIRSADALATEAAAVVPASETQPEAEPEPEVVVVTGSRLGNRGFKAPTPVTVVDAQEVLLSGTQNLDVLLSDSPQFTANQLNSPTANTMQAGQPSGTATLNLRNFGPTRNLVLVNGRRFAITGPDFTTDINTIPAALVKRIETVTGGSSAVYGSDAIAGVVNFVMRDDFEGVEINAQRSWDEPTGTPTYTVDISGGGDFADGRGNVVASLGFLDRGGYTRGELGGWSMPSLGDGCVTAASWSETRPGTPLAVPSGQTCLSAGGRPGLVYSGSSTVPTGRIGNLPVVGSSSSNPALDAALIAAGLQNISTLGAIFDATGQTVRPYTTADAYDLGPMSYIVTPQKTWMGNVFAHYDFNDRATGYMEMHFSNTTAKVQIAPTSASGNFLVNTNNPYLSAAMRNVLVELDRRETGTTNITQGTQTLSTTPNDGLAILNLNRRLNDIGTRAGETDHTVFRTAFGVRGHLGSASPTFLRDLNYDVYYSYARTSESQSQTGSISLSRFQNSILSQNGQAPVLNPFGQNLTSAAISAISISSNAGLRAERQVFAGNITGEAFDLPAGPVAFSTGFEWRYDSGRYIPDAYLASGDVSGWNAAKATNGSTTVKEVYLEFRAPLLAELPMAKRLSLNGAYRYSDYDLEGVGGVETYSVGVEWAFNDDLALRTQYQHAIRAPNVGELFGGAGTNGPSATDPCSSRQPASQQTTTVRQLCVATGVPTALVFDQSVQPTNFLTQVTGGNPNLQPETSNTTTIGLVYAPTALRGLQVSLDYYKITLDDAISTLGGGSLQNVLNLCYNTIQNASSVYCQAIHRDPLTGQIVGPNYVTTTNANIGQIRTAGIDIEARYGFRTTWGLMGETRWDIGGSWTYIDEYIVTPVQDLPNIKNNCLGAFGATCGQPLPEWKGSTRLTMRSGPLTLSARARYIGSVTVDTYMVPLGQGATPPALNTLTNPVIEDYTYIDLTAGYALRDNVRLTAGIRNVFDKDPPILGSSQLPANNTIAATYDVQGRVAFVGVNLKF; from the coding sequence ATGCTAGCCTTGGCCCTTTCGTCGGGGGCGTGGGCGCAAAGCCGGGCCTTCAACGTGCCGTCCGCCGGCGCCGTAAAGACCATTCCGCAATTCGCCAGCCAGGCCGGCATCCAGATCGTTGCCCCGGCCGGTCACCTCAAAGGCATCCGCACTCAGCCCGTCAAGGGCACAATGGACGTCCATGACGGCCTTGAGCAGTTGCTGCAAGGCACGGGGCTTGAGATCGCCTCCGAAAACGGTTCGGTGATCTCGCTGCGCATCCGCTCCGCCGACGCTCTGGCCACCGAAGCTGCGGCGGTCGTCCCGGCTTCCGAAACGCAGCCGGAAGCTGAGCCCGAACCAGAAGTCGTCGTGGTCACCGGCTCTCGTCTGGGCAATCGCGGCTTCAAAGCGCCGACACCGGTTACCGTCGTCGATGCGCAGGAAGTCCTGCTCAGTGGCACGCAAAACCTCGATGTCCTGCTCAGCGACAGCCCGCAGTTCACCGCCAACCAGCTCAACAGCCCGACCGCCAACACCATGCAGGCCGGTCAGCCCAGCGGCACGGCGACGCTGAACCTGCGTAACTTCGGTCCGACGCGCAATCTGGTGCTGGTCAATGGCCGCCGTTTCGCCATCACCGGTCCGGACTTCACGACCGACATCAACACCATTCCCGCCGCGCTGGTGAAACGCATCGAAACCGTCACCGGCGGCTCGTCGGCGGTCTACGGATCCGACGCCATCGCCGGTGTCGTCAACTTCGTCATGCGCGACGACTTCGAAGGCGTGGAAATCAACGCCCAGCGTTCGTGGGACGAACCGACCGGCACGCCGACCTATACGGTCGACATCAGCGGCGGCGGCGACTTCGCCGACGGTCGCGGCAATGTCGTCGCCTCGCTCGGCTTCCTCGATCGCGGCGGCTACACGCGCGGCGAACTGGGCGGCTGGTCCATGCCGTCCCTGGGCGACGGCTGCGTCACCGCCGCTTCGTGGAGCGAAACCCGTCCGGGCACGCCATTGGCAGTGCCGTCGGGTCAGACCTGTCTCTCGGCGGGCGGCCGCCCCGGCCTTGTCTACAGCGGGTCGAGCACCGTACCCACCGGACGCATAGGCAACCTGCCTGTCGTTGGTTCCTCAAGCTCGAACCCGGCGCTCGATGCCGCCCTGATCGCCGCCGGTCTGCAGAACATATCGACGCTGGGCGCTATCTTCGACGCTACCGGCCAGACGGTGCGTCCCTACACAACCGCAGACGCCTACGATCTGGGGCCAATGTCGTACATCGTTACGCCGCAGAAGACGTGGATGGGCAATGTCTTCGCCCACTACGACTTCAACGACCGCGCCACCGGCTATATGGAAATGCACTTCAGCAACACGACGGCCAAGGTGCAGATCGCGCCGACCTCGGCCTCGGGCAATTTCCTGGTCAACACCAACAACCCGTATCTCAGCGCCGCCATGCGCAATGTGCTGGTCGAACTGGACCGCCGCGAAACCGGCACCACCAACATCACGCAGGGCACGCAGACCCTGTCGACCACGCCCAACGACGGTCTGGCCATCCTCAACCTGAACCGACGTCTGAACGACATCGGCACCCGCGCCGGCGAAACCGATCACACCGTGTTCCGCACCGCCTTCGGTGTCCGCGGGCATCTCGGCAGCGCGTCGCCGACCTTCCTGCGCGACCTGAACTACGACGTCTATTACAGCTACGCCCGCACGTCGGAGTCGCAATCGCAGACGGGTTCGATCTCGCTCAGCCGCTTCCAGAACAGTATCCTGTCGCAGAACGGTCAGGCCCCCGTGCTCAATCCGTTCGGTCAGAATCTGACCTCGGCGGCCATTTCCGCCATCAGCATCTCGTCCAATGCCGGTCTGCGCGCCGAACGTCAGGTGTTTGCTGGTAACATCACCGGCGAGGCCTTCGATCTGCCGGCGGGGCCCGTTGCGTTCTCGACCGGCTTCGAATGGCGCTACGACTCCGGCCGTTACATCCCCGACGCCTATCTGGCTTCGGGCGACGTGTCCGGTTGGAACGCCGCCAAGGCGACCAACGGATCGACCACGGTCAAGGAAGTCTATCTGGAATTCCGCGCGCCGCTGCTGGCCGAACTGCCGATGGCCAAGCGTCTGAGCCTCAACGGCGCCTACCGTTACTCCGACTACGACCTTGAAGGCGTCGGCGGCGTCGAAACCTATTCGGTCGGCGTGGAATGGGCCTTCAATGACGATCTGGCGCTGCGCACGCAGTACCAGCACGCCATCCGCGCGCCCAATGTCGGCGAACTGTTCGGCGGCGCAGGCACTAACGGCCCTTCGGCGACGGACCCCTGCTCCAGCCGTCAACCCGCCTCGCAGCAGACCACCACCGTACGTCAACTGTGCGTCGCCACGGGCGTGCCTACCGCACTGGTCTTCGATCAGTCGGTGCAACCGACTAACTTCCTGACGCAAGTCACCGGTGGCAATCCCAACCTTCAACCGGAAACCTCGAACACCACCACCATCGGTCTGGTCTACGCGCCAACGGCTCTGCGCGGGCTTCAAGTCAGCCTGGACTACTACAAGATCACGCTGGACGACGCGATATCGACGCTGGGCGGCGGCAGCCTGCAGAACGTTCTGAACCTGTGCTATAACACGATCCAGAACGCCTCCAGCGTCTATTGTCAGGCTATCCATCGCGATCCGCTTACCGGTCAGATTGTCGGCCCGAACTACGTCACCACGACCAACGCCAACATCGGTCAGATCCGCACAGCTGGCATCGATATCGAGGCCCGCTACGGCTTCCGCACCACCTGGGGGCTGATGGGCGAGACGCGTTGGGACATCGGCGGAAGCTGGACCTATATCGACGAATATATAGTCACCCCGGTGCAGGACCTGCCGAATATCAAGAACAACTGCCTTGGTGCTTTCGGTGCGACCTGCGGCCAGCCTTTGCCGGAATGGAAGGGCTCGACCCGCCTGACCATGCGTAGCGGCCCCCTGACCCTGTCAGCGCGCGCCCGCTACATCGGCAGCGTCACGGTCGACACCTACATGGTCCCGCTGGGTCAAGGTGCGACGCCACCGGCGCTCAACACCCTGACCAATCCGGTTATCGAGGACTACACCTATATCGATCTGACAGCGGGTTACGCCCTGCGTGACAATGTCCGTCTGACGGCGGGTATACGTAACGTCTTCGACAAAGACCCGCCGATCCTTGGTTCGTCGCAGCTTCCCGCCAACAACACCATCGCTGCGACCTATGACGTGCAAGGCCGGGTGGCGTTTGTGGGCGTGAATTTGAAGTTCTGA
- a CDS encoding FecR domain-containing protein, translated as MSETDDRTLEAWLAQDPRHAGAFARARAVSLYSERARALGETYNPEQFVEVAPVSHTAPPPTRRQFLWRGGSIAAGFSAAVVGTALWTSRGEAYETQRGQMTVVPLADGSIVSLNTASRIRVVYTSTRRTVHLEAGEVFFEVVPDRERPFVVEAGPARLSAARSRFAVRHLNEAPIEVLVSSGAVEVEGGTLQRTPVRLGANMRALAAVANGQLKLASATRVAPIEIERNMAWREGRIAFEGDTLREAAAEFLRYSDTRIVIDDPAIANEPITGLFQVNDPVGFARAVADSFNLKADVGEKQVRLHR; from the coding sequence TTGTCAGAAACCGATGACCGAACGCTCGAAGCCTGGCTGGCGCAAGACCCGCGCCATGCCGGCGCGTTCGCGCGCGCCCGCGCCGTATCCCTCTATTCCGAACGCGCCAGAGCGCTGGGCGAAACCTACAATCCCGAACAATTTGTTGAGGTGGCGCCGGTTTCCCACACCGCCCCCCCCCCTACCCGACGTCAATTTCTATGGCGCGGCGGCAGCATCGCAGCGGGTTTCAGCGCCGCTGTAGTGGGTACGGCTTTATGGACTTCGCGCGGCGAAGCCTATGAAACTCAGCGTGGGCAGATGACCGTCGTGCCATTGGCCGACGGGTCGATCGTCAGCCTCAACACCGCATCGCGCATCCGCGTGGTCTATACCTCCACCCGGCGCACCGTGCATCTTGAGGCTGGCGAGGTGTTTTTTGAGGTGGTACCCGATCGCGAACGTCCCTTCGTGGTCGAAGCGGGCCCCGCGCGCCTGTCGGCAGCGCGTAGCCGTTTCGCTGTCCGCCACCTGAACGAAGCCCCCATTGAAGTACTGGTCAGCAGCGGCGCGGTCGAAGTTGAGGGCGGCACCTTGCAACGCACGCCGGTCAGGCTAGGCGCCAATATGCGCGCGCTCGCCGCAGTGGCGAACGGACAACTCAAACTGGCTTCCGCCACCCGCGTGGCCCCGATCGAGATAGAACGCAACATGGCTTGGCGCGAAGGGCGCATCGCCTTCGAGGGGGATACCCTGCGCGAAGCCGCCGCTGAATTTCTGCGCTACAGCGACACCCGCATCGTCATCGACGATCCGGCGATTGCCAACGAACCGATCACCGGCCTGTTCCAGGTGAACGATCCGGTCGGTTTTGCACGCGCTGTGGCTGACAGCTTTAACCTCAAGGCCGATGTCGGCGAGAAGCAGGTACGCCTGCACCGCTAA
- a CDS encoding RNA polymerase sigma factor: protein MRASDERALWLSRFVLPHEPALRAWLSHRRIDGLDVDDIVQETYARLIAVRSVDDIGNIKNYMFQTAYSVMISHVRRAKVVPFHVVSDLDELGAMAEGSSPEQQTADRDELRRLAAAIATLPGKVRDVFVLRRVSGLSQRDVARKLGLSESTVEKHMSRGIYLLMNLLSNGGNLNARASRTWANKVHKSDAGRDGSKDRQRD, encoded by the coding sequence ATGCGCGCATCGGACGAACGAGCATTGTGGCTGTCCCGGTTTGTGTTACCGCACGAACCGGCACTCAGGGCGTGGCTTAGCCATCGTCGTATCGATGGCCTCGACGTCGATGATATTGTTCAAGAAACCTATGCCCGCCTGATCGCGGTACGGTCGGTCGACGACATCGGCAATATCAAGAACTACATGTTCCAGACGGCCTATTCCGTCATGATCAGCCACGTCCGGCGCGCCAAGGTCGTGCCCTTCCACGTTGTCAGCGATCTCGACGAACTGGGGGCCATGGCTGAGGGCAGCTCCCCCGAACAACAGACTGCAGACCGCGACGAGCTTCGCCGACTGGCGGCCGCTATCGCAACGCTGCCGGGTAAGGTACGCGACGTTTTCGTGCTGCGTCGTGTCTCCGGCCTGTCGCAGCGCGATGTGGCCCGTAAGCTCGGCCTGTCAGAAAGTACCGTCGAAAAGCACATGAGTCGCGGTATTTATCTGCTAATGAATCTCCTTTCCAATGGCGGAAATCTAAACGCCCGTGCGTCTAGGACGTGGGCGAATAAAGTGCACAAGAGCGACGCAGGACGTGATGGATCGAAAGACCGCCAAAGAGATTGA
- a CDS encoding MFS transporter — translation MDRTHPRAARIREATIRITLALATLLASLGTSIANVALPTLADAFSAPFSNVLAVVVVYLLALTISAVIAGRLGDRYGLKPMLVTGLTLFMVASLLCAIAPNLPLLIGARAIQGGGAAFLMTLAMALMRQTASEARVGRAMGLLGTVSALGTALGPALGGLLIPVMGWRSVFWVQVPLALLALVLTLTTLPTDTGKKMTPSIGLWSSMNWTLASNLLTNIVVAAVMMTTLVIGPFFLGIRLGLTPTQVGFVMAVGPVISIFSGVPSGRLVDAWGSGRVLLVGLALVAIGAFLLAFLPTAIGVTGYVLSLMALTPGYQLFQSANNTAALGDIAKDRRGMVSGLLGLSRNIGLITGASLMGAVFTFGVGSDALEHATASEITSGMQLTFLLAGGMMLAVIGMTFGHHDSTNRLRSPR, via the coding sequence ATGGATCGGACACACCCCCGCGCAGCGAGGATTAGAGAGGCGACCATCCGAATCACGCTGGCTCTGGCGACGTTGCTGGCCTCCCTGGGAACCAGCATCGCCAACGTTGCGCTGCCAACTCTGGCCGACGCGTTCTCCGCGCCATTTTCGAATGTACTGGCGGTCGTGGTCGTCTATCTCCTGGCGCTGACGATCTCGGCGGTGATTGCGGGGCGCCTCGGCGACAGGTACGGGCTGAAACCTATGCTCGTGACCGGTCTCACCCTGTTCATGGTCGCCTCGCTATTGTGTGCCATCGCCCCGAACCTGCCGCTGCTTATCGGTGCGCGAGCGATTCAAGGTGGCGGTGCGGCCTTCCTCATGACACTCGCAATGGCGCTGATGCGCCAGACCGCGAGCGAAGCTCGGGTTGGACGCGCCATGGGTCTGCTCGGGACCGTTTCGGCGCTCGGGACGGCACTCGGCCCCGCGCTTGGAGGGCTGCTGATACCGGTGATGGGATGGCGGAGCGTCTTTTGGGTGCAGGTCCCGCTGGCGCTCCTGGCCCTGGTACTTACGCTCACCACGCTTCCCACCGATACCGGTAAAAAAATGACACCCTCCATCGGCCTTTGGTCGAGCATGAACTGGACCCTGGCCTCCAATCTCCTCACCAACATCGTGGTCGCCGCCGTGATGATGACGACGCTTGTGATTGGCCCGTTTTTTCTTGGCATCCGCCTTGGTCTGACGCCGACGCAGGTGGGTTTTGTCATGGCAGTGGGCCCCGTGATCTCCATCTTCAGCGGCGTTCCGTCAGGGCGACTGGTGGATGCCTGGGGCAGTGGCCGCGTGCTCCTGGTTGGCCTTGCCTTAGTGGCCATAGGCGCATTCCTGCTGGCATTCCTACCAACCGCTATCGGCGTCACGGGTTATGTCCTCTCCCTCATGGCGCTGACGCCCGGCTATCAGCTCTTTCAGTCCGCCAACAACACCGCAGCGTTGGGCGACATTGCAAAAGATCGGCGCGGCATGGTCTCCGGACTGCTTGGCCTGTCACGCAACATCGGTCTGATTACGGGGGCATCCTTGATGGGAGCGGTGTTCACGTTCGGCGTGGGAAGCGACGCGTTAGAACACGCGACGGCTTCGGAGATTACCTCAGGGATGCAGCTTACCTTCCTGCTCGCTGGCGGAATGATGCTTGCTGTAATCGGGATGACGTTTGGGCACCATGACTCCACCAATCGCCTGCGTTCACCGCGATGA
- a CDS encoding helix-turn-helix domain-containing protein: MKFLDIGEVAQKSGIKPSALRYYEQAGLISSISRHGLRRQFSPEVLLQLKLIAMGKTAGFSLEEIGGMFGQGGGPHISRDRLHAKADEIDRQISELTALRDTIRHVAACPAPSHMECPTFRRLVEVAGKRQGKRRIRRPLKEGL, from the coding sequence ATGAAATTTCTGGATATCGGAGAGGTCGCGCAAAAGAGCGGAATTAAGCCGTCGGCGTTGCGATACTACGAGCAGGCCGGCCTGATTTCGTCCATCTCCCGTCACGGATTGCGTCGGCAGTTTTCGCCGGAAGTGCTTTTGCAACTGAAGCTGATCGCGATGGGAAAGACGGCAGGATTCTCGCTTGAGGAAATCGGCGGAATGTTCGGTCAAGGCGGTGGACCGCATATCTCCCGTGACAGGCTTCACGCGAAGGCCGATGAAATTGACCGTCAGATCAGCGAGCTGACCGCACTGCGCGACACCATCCGCCATGTCGCCGCTTGCCCCGCGCCCTCCCATATGGAATGTCCGACGTTTCGGCGACTGGTAGAGGTTGCGGGCAAACGCCAGGGAAAGCGCCGGATTCGAAGGCCGCTTAAGGAAGGGCTATAG
- a CDS encoding aldo/keto reductase, with protein sequence MRYRRLGPSGLLVSELCLGTMTFGGSEGMWGLIGQLNQSEADTLIGAAVAAGVNFIDTANVYAFGESERIVGQAVRNLGLNRDDLVIATKVMGVMGDGPNQRGASRAHIMAQARDSLKRLQMDHIDLYHIHGFDPLTPITETLEALDTLVRHGHVRYVGLSNWAAWQIVKAIGIAEARKLAPILSLQAYYTLVGRDLERDIVPMLKSEGLGLMVWSPLAGGFLSGKYSGGVADDDSRRAKFNFPPVDLARGDAVIAVLREVAAAKGVSVAQVALSWLLHQPHVTSVIIGAKHPEQLSENLKAVEVKLSAEDLSALDAASRLPAEYPGWMLERQGQYRAGFDA encoded by the coding sequence ATGCGTTATCGTCGTCTGGGGCCAAGCGGCCTGCTGGTATCGGAACTGTGTCTGGGGACCATGACCTTTGGCGGGTCAGAGGGGATGTGGGGCCTGATCGGGCAACTGAACCAGTCCGAAGCCGATACACTTATCGGTGCCGCTGTTGCGGCGGGCGTCAACTTCATCGACACGGCCAATGTCTATGCCTTTGGCGAAAGCGAGCGCATTGTGGGCCAGGCCGTGCGCAATCTGGGGCTCAACCGCGACGATCTCGTCATTGCCACTAAGGTCATGGGCGTGATGGGCGATGGCCCCAATCAGCGTGGGGCATCACGCGCCCACATCATGGCGCAGGCCAGGGACAGTCTGAAGCGCCTACAGATGGACCATATCGACCTCTATCATATCCACGGGTTCGATCCACTGACGCCGATCACCGAAACGCTTGAGGCGCTGGACACCCTCGTGCGCCACGGGCATGTGCGTTATGTCGGGCTGTCCAACTGGGCCGCCTGGCAGATCGTCAAGGCCATCGGGATCGCCGAGGCGCGCAAGCTTGCCCCCATCCTGTCTCTTCAGGCCTATTACACCCTTGTCGGGCGCGATCTTGAGCGCGACATCGTGCCGATGCTCAAATCCGAGGGACTGGGTCTCATGGTATGGAGCCCGCTGGCCGGAGGCTTTCTGTCTGGAAAGTATTCTGGCGGGGTGGCCGATGACGACAGTCGCCGCGCCAAGTTCAACTTCCCCCCGGTCGATCTCGCGCGCGGCGACGCCGTGATCGCGGTGCTGCGTGAGGTGGCGGCGGCAAAGGGTGTCAGCGTGGCGCAGGTGGCGTTGTCGTGGCTCCTGCATCAGCCGCACGTGACCAGCGTCATCATCGGGGCCAAGCACCCGGAGCAACTAAGCGAGAATCTTAAGGCGGTAGAAGTGAAGCTCAGCGCCGAAGACCTAAGTGCGCTGGACGCCGCCTCGCGCCTGCCCGCCGAATATCCGGGATGGATGCTGGAGCGGCAGGGTCAGTACCGCGCGGGCTTTGACGCGTAA
- a CDS encoding AraC family transcriptional regulator, whose amino-acid sequence MTQTASSLPAELTPLATHIHRQWQAHGRESPIPGLFLTCAEAPSGPIHAVYCPSLCVVVQGAKTSQLGERLYHYAAGKCLIASLEVPVRAHIVRASPEAPYLAFSLSIDSELVADLLLEHGPADAPDACAALEVQSLPTDLIDPLMRLLALCDQPRDRPVLAPLIRREIVWRLLNSPLGRNLRQIGFADTRLSRIGRTIAHIRDHYDAPLNVPSLAALAGMSPATFHRHFKAATALSPVQFQKTLRLQEARRRLLLNDADVTQVGYALGYESPSQFSREYRRLFGAPPGRDSTRIRQSLTPEVAA is encoded by the coding sequence ATGACCCAAACTGCGTCTTCCCTGCCTGCCGAACTGACCCCGCTGGCCACCCATATCCACCGTCAGTGGCAGGCGCATGGCCGTGAAAGCCCCATTCCCGGGCTGTTCCTAACCTGCGCCGAAGCCCCGTCCGGTCCGATTCACGCCGTCTATTGCCCGTCCCTGTGCGTGGTGGTACAGGGTGCGAAGACCAGTCAGCTGGGTGAGCGCCTCTATCACTATGCAGCTGGAAAATGCCTGATCGCCTCACTGGAGGTGCCTGTTCGCGCCCACATCGTCCGCGCCAGTCCGGAGGCACCCTATCTGGCCTTCAGTCTGAGTATAGATTCCGAGCTGGTCGCCGATCTGCTGCTCGAGCACGGGCCCGCCGATGCACCTGACGCCTGCGCCGCGCTTGAGGTGCAAAGCCTGCCTACCGACCTGATTGACCCTTTGATGCGCCTTTTGGCTCTGTGCGATCAGCCACGCGACCGGCCCGTTCTGGCCCCGTTGATCCGGCGTGAGATCGTCTGGCGGCTGCTCAACAGCCCGCTGGGCCGCAATCTGCGTCAGATCGGCTTTGCGGATACACGCCTGTCCCGCATCGGGCGCACCATCGCCCATATCCGCGACCATTACGACGCGCCGCTGAATGTGCCGTCTCTGGCGGCGCTGGCCGGCATGAGCCCGGCCACCTTTCATCGTCATTTCAAAGCTGCCACCGCCCTGTCGCCGGTACAGTTTCAGAAGACGCTGCGCCTTCAGGAGGCGCGTCGCCGACTTCTGTTGAATGACGCCGACGTGACCCAGGTCGGCTATGCGCTGGGCTATGAAAGCCCTTCACAGTTCAGCCGCGAATACCGCCGACTGTTTGGCGCGCCGCCGGGGCGCGATTCCACCCGCATTCGCCAGAGCCTGACCCCTGAGGTCGCCGCCTGA
- a CDS encoding SOS response-associated peptidase, whose amino-acid sequence MTSNEAAIRALARALKSSVGNLPLFEYIGANGFGPIVRNTGEGRELAMCRWGMPSPPFTLKGKNYDSGVTNIRNTDKPYWARWLTDPANRCLVPFTSFSEPDQVTGSNVIHWFAQNPERPLLFFAGIWTPQWNSVRKVKDGETTDDFYAFLTTTANAEVGAVHDKAMPVILTTEAERELWMTGSWREVQALQRPLPDGSLSVVATGRRKDGPHLDELNIP is encoded by the coding sequence ATGACCAGCAATGAAGCGGCCATTCGCGCCCTTGCCAGGGCCCTCAAATCATCGGTCGGCAATCTGCCTCTGTTCGAATACATCGGGGCCAACGGCTTTGGCCCCATTGTGCGCAACACCGGCGAGGGCCGCGAACTCGCTATGTGCCGATGGGGGATGCCCTCTCCGCCTTTCACGCTTAAAGGCAAAAACTACGATTCCGGCGTCACCAATATCCGCAACACGGACAAGCCCTACTGGGCCAGATGGCTGACGGATCCGGCAAACCGGTGCCTTGTCCCCTTTACGTCCTTCTCTGAGCCCGATCAGGTGACCGGCAGCAATGTCATCCACTGGTTCGCCCAAAACCCTGAGCGCCCCCTGCTCTTCTTTGCCGGCATCTGGACGCCTCAATGGAACTCCGTGCGCAAGGTCAAGGATGGCGAGACGACGGATGATTTCTATGCCTTCCTGACCACGACGGCGAATGCCGAAGTCGGCGCGGTTCATGACAAGGCTATGCCCGTTATTCTGACGACGGAGGCCGAACGCGAGCTTTGGATGACGGGCTCATGGCGCGAAGTTCAGGCGCTGCAGCGCCCCCTCCCCGACGGCAGCCTCAGCGTCGTGGCGACCGGACGGCGCAAGGACGGGCCGCATCTGGATGAATTGAATATACCCTGA